The genome window TCTTCACACGACAAAGTACATGGGGCATGTTGTAAATCTAGCAGACAGACTGTACtttaaagaaaatattaaaataattgcTTTTTCCTAACTGACACCACTACTGAAACTAAAAATTATTCTGGGGTGAAGGTGGGAATAAGGAAGAGCAACGATCACTAGGCAGATTGACTCCGACACCACAGAACAAGCAGTGCAACTTCTACAAGCCAGTGGACTAAGGTTCGGAATTTGAAGGAACAGCAACAAACTAGAGAATGCTAAAAAGCATCATATATCCATCACATAGAAGTATGCCCAGAATCAGAAAACCACTGTGGAGTAAATACAGCTCAATTTCTTTCGAATAGCAGGAATCAAAACAAATCAAGGATGTTCTGAATGCCGATTATCATTCAGCACCCAATTTTAAGTGAATGAAATCTTAAACAAATTTGTTCTATTTAGAAATCAACAACTTTTTTAACCTATTAGCTGAGAACTCCAGACACAACGTAAAATCACCGAATTGAGAATTTCAGACACCACTCCAAAATCGCAAAATAACATACAAGTTTTAGATCAGAGGAGAAATGAAGGAGGAGGACGTTAACTAATGAAATAAGAAACACTGACCTGAGCATACAAGCATgcctgatgaaatgtagatggACAATTATCACAGCAGATTAATTCACCACCATCACCACAGCGTCCACAgctatcatcattttcatctaTCTCTTCAACTTGTACAGTTCGAGGGGCACCTTTTCTCACCTTGTATTCAGCTGACCAAGCCTCAAGCTGACATAAAGTAAATGGCTTACCGGACTCCATGAAAAGATTTAAACAAGGACGGCTAAGCGTGAAACCAGCATGACGCTTGAACTCAGAGATTGAAAGCACCTTATTACAGCACTTGCACAATATCCCATCAGAAGTTACAAAGCCATCTTTTACCAGAACATCAGCCTTTGGATTGCGATACTGGATCACTTCCTTACGAGAGATAACTCCTGAATGAATTAACCAGGACAATATTGTTCTCTGACTATAGAGGGACCACTTTCCTTCCATCAAATGTTTCCCACCTCTATTAAGACTTCGCACAAGTAACTTGCAACTGCCCTTTTGGCTTTTCCGCTTCCTCAGATGTTTAGTTTTGGAAATAGACCTTTTGTGGCTAGATTTGCAGCTTTTGTTTTTTATGATTGCCGAGATCAACAGGTCATCATCCTTAAGACCACATTTTTTGGACTTTCTTGATCTACGTCCCAGACTGTTTTCCCCAAGGTAAGATTCCTTAGCACCTGAATCTATCTTAAAGCCATTTCCATCTATTTCGTTGAACCCACCTTTGTAAGGCGTAGTCAGCTTCATTTCAGATATCTTTCTGGACTTCTTAGGTGTTTTCCTCCTTCGAACTCCAGCTCTAGCAAAAGAAGTATCGcctatcttagctttcaaagaATAGGTTCTGCAATTTGAATTAGCACCAACACAACTCCACCCAATTGGGTTCATTTGTACGTCAAAAGTCTGATCCTCTTCCTTTACTCTTTGCATAGATATGGCACCTCTCACGGGCAAATCCTCATTATGCTCATATCTTTCTTTGTCACATGTCACTGAACTCCTATTACTTTCTTGACCAGGGGAAACAGTTTCATGTTCTCCAAGAGACATATTTGCATTTCCAGAACTTAATGGAACATCAAATAAGCAAATGCCAGTCTGTTCACATGAGCAATCAGGCCCACAAACTTGCAAGGAATTCTGACGCAAAGTGATCCTTTCATTGCCTGAAATGCTCCTAGATTTAGTAGCAGTTCCACTGACAGCCTTCAGACTATCCATACAACTTTTCTCGGAATAATAAGAGTCATGAGATAATAAACCCTGCATGGCATCCGAGCAGaaaaaagaatcacattttCCAAATGGATGAATCACTACATTCCTCCTTGCTTTAACTGGTTTTCCTTCTTTGAACAAACGAAGGCTTTTCTTTATGAAAACCACATTGGCGAAGGGATCCAGAAGACACCACAAATGAGCTAGTGCAGCAGTACTATCCCAATTATCCAGTTGCTTTTCAATCACTGATGTTATACTTGAAAGATCGGACCAGAACTGTGTCATATCTGTCCACTGTATATAGTCAGTTCCCCGCATAACATTGTTTGCATCAGAGAATAACCTTTCCCGACACATGCTCCAAGCTCTGTGAAATTCACGAATTGGTCTTCCTTCAGGGGACTTGTAAACATGTTCTCCAACCAAATTGTGTTTATTGTTCCTTTTGCGCCTACCAATCACCCATCCCGCTGCCCTAAGTAAGCAACTGATATGGTACCTCAAGAGAGGGCGAGGATCATTTTTATTGCTTCTAGGCAGCGATAGTTCAGCTTCATCCAGTTCCAAAAAGCAAGAGTCTTTCCACCTCGGTTTTGCCGGTCTACCAGGACCTAACTTATTTGCAACAATGGCAGGTAGAGTGGCAGCCAAAACTTTGGTTGCAGAGTTCTCTTGAAAAACAGGTGAAGCCAAGGCATTACTGACAGCAATATCCTTTCCCTCATTTCCATCTAAGCTAGATAAATTACAATTTAAGGCTTCATTTTCGCTAATTACATCTCCTGCATTTACCGCCTGATGATGCTTTAGAAGATAGGAATAACTTGTCACCCCCTGACTAGACGATTCAACCAAATGACAAGTTACAGCAAGAGAAGCGGGTTGCGACACTCCAGAATCACCTCCTTCTGAAGGACCAGATACCTTCAAGATCACTCCCGAAGATGGTTTGGCATCAAAGTCACCACCTGACAACCTAGCTCTTTTAAAGTTCATATCATTGTTACTCCACTCAGAAAATGTAAAATCCTCGGCGCCATGTCCTTGTCCAGGATTTCCCCAAGAATCCTCTTTAAGCTCACAAGGATCCTCTGGTCTTGTTAATTGTGAGTTAGCATTATTTGAACAGAAAGTTCCATCGGTTTGCTGAGTGCCGTCGACTTCAAAATTGATAACACCAGAGACAAGACACCGTTTCTTTCTGCCTCCACTATCAGGTTCAATAAAAATCTCTGTAAATATCTTGTGTTCATCAAGTGATCCCTCTAAAGCATCATCCTGCAACCCCTCAAATTCTTTTCCAAATAGCATACTTGTCATGTTATTATACATGCAGTTTTTGTGGTATATCTCGTTTTCCCCTTTATTTTACAATAAAACCAGGTCAACAGATTAAACTCAAGTGGATTTTAACCAGAAGATTCTACCAAACCACTTGACAGATTTTCTGAACCATAACAAGGCAGGAAAATGATGAATACTATCTTCCATAATCCAGGTAAGAACAGTGTTCAGAGCAGGCAGTGTTGTCTGCAATGACAAAGAAGAAATGTAAATGAAACAGGGGGGGAAAAACtttacaagaaagaaagtcaTAGCTTATCCGAGATTGGCACAAAACTCTACAATTTTTCTAGATTCAGATAGCCAGACACATTTATTCAATTAGAAACACAAGAGTGAaggaaaggaataaaatgcacaaaAGAAGAGTCTCCAGTTCCCATAATGACTAACTAAACTTTCACATCTGGGCGAGAAGATTAATAAGGAAGAGATCTGTAAACGGCAGGATATCAATTAAAATCCAGATTCTCACTTAGAAAACAGTGCAAAAGATCAAGACAATTACTATCCAAATTAAGACTCCAACAAAGAAAGCATACAAAAGAAAGAAGACGAAGAAATACTCCTAAAGTGTGGATTTAGTTAAAAGGACCTAGGCAGTTAAGATTTTCGACTAGTAAATGAAGCCATTGAAATATTGCACTCGCACAGATAAGGAAATTGCAAAACCATAGCTATATAACTATACTTCTAATATCAGAAATAATTTGAGAACGTCTTAAAATAAGGCTCTATAGAAAATGGAACAACAAATTGGAATAGAGAGTATATACAATAACGTCAAAAACTTGCATCCATAAAATGTGTACCAGTGAGCAATCTTATATCTTtagaaatgatagaaaaacaaaattgcCGTCAAATAAATTTCTGGTAACAATTGAATTTGGAATTAACTTGAATTTAATTGCCTAAAATGCAGAAATGAAAGCGAAAGCAGTCATTTATGTACACATTCCCTTTACACTCGAGGATCTCTCATTTCGAAAAAATCccctaaaaattttaaaatttagcaAATCCATCTCAAAATTCCCACATTTCTAGACAAAAACCGAACAATAGAACAGGAAGCCAAGCTTCTCAATCCAAAAAATCAAGCTCcaaatcacatttcaaatcCTACGAATCAGAATTtcccaaaagggaaaaaaaaaaaaacaaaataactcaCGGGGAGCTCCGCATTTGCTGAAATGAAATCTAATTATCCGCAGGTAAAGGATTTGTACGAGAACAATTGAggttcaaaatcaacaaatctTGAGATTAGGGTTCTTATTTGGCCACCAGCAATCGGTAACGCCTAAAATTGAGAGAAAAATCCAATCCACAGAGAAAACTATAAACAAGGGGTTGAGTTTTTAGGCTTTTTAGCTGGAAAACTGTTGAAATTGAGGAAAAAGTGGAGGAAATGGGGAGGAGATATGGCTTTGGGAAGGCCAAAAATGGtgctccaaaaaagaaaaaaaaaaaaaaaaaagtctgctACTGCTATACAACAACAGATGGCAAAGCCAAGCCAAGCCAAGCACAGCAAAAGCAGCATGACTTCCTCACTCGCTAACTACATACCCTTTCtttcccactttctctctcccccttttctttttctttttgttttttattttcccGCTTTCTACCCTTCTTCTCTttccttcatttatttatttgttatgAAATTCAGTTGCTTTTCTCATCTCTTTTATCAATAGAATATACTAATAATAAAACTTTTGGAGTAACTTTTTTATGAACCGTaagtgtgtgtgtatgtatatatatatatatatatatatatatagaagcGGGTATACATAattcaattttaaatttgaaattcactttttatataagttatatatatttatatttatatctgTTAGAGTAAAAAATTCACTACATTAATGGTCGATAAATATTTAATTCAAAACTTTACAgtatcagtttttttttttttgtgtcagaGTATAGAATCAGCTTTCAAAAGCCATTCCTTTTGGGTGGGATTGGCCAACAGCCACCGTGCCAACGGATACTTTTtccctttgttttgttttgggtaGGAGTCACTCCTCTTTCAATCTTATTTTAGTTTATGAAATTAATGTGGTTCTCTCTTGATTTTCACAAATTtgattatttcttctttttttttttttgaggaaacaAATTTGATTATGTTCATAAATAAGGGCTTGTTTGGCAAATAAGTTTTTAGCTAAATTTGCCTTCCActagttttttaataactttagtTATAATAACGtaaaaaaaactcttcaaaatttttaaattatatatttcaaaatactcaaaaatttaCATACTTCGATAAATTTTCTTACAATTtttacagtaagttacagtaaaattttagacaaatactCAAAAAACTCATATGCCAAACAGGGCCTTTGATGTTGTGGTTAGTTTGTTGAATATAATACTCGACATCATCATGGATTGCTTGTGATTTTatgccaaaaaaataaaaagatgaacttAAAAACAGTAAGAAATGTCAATGTAAAATATATTGTAGACAATTATTGGTGTTAATTGCATATAAATATGTGTATGATTGAAAAGTACTGTTTATCTTGAATCTAAGAGAACTAAAGAAGACAGGCAAAGTAAAAACATCTGATTCGTCAAAAACGCTAACTCGGATGCCTCCCATCCCCCCGCcccctctcctcctcctccctctttGTTTATGTGTACAAAGCAAGAAGGTATTAATGGTTCTAGCTAGTAGAGTGTTAATTAGGACGAATCATGATGGATGATCATTAAGAAGCTTGGGGTTTTTGTGACACATTTACATGTTATGCTAGTATGTTACataattttttctcaaattaacaTAGCGTCCCACTAAAATAAATAGTTTAAAAGTTAAATTCCTATTCATTATTACATGAAATACATATGAAATACTATtttaaagttaaaattttattcaTATGTAACAAGAGTATAGCGTGGAAAGTTATAGCATGTGATATTTTGCATGGTCCAGAACAGTAGTGTTAAAGAACGACTGCCGCAAACATATGAAATAAACGCGAAAATGTTAACCAATGCAtttagggtccgtttgtttcaggtgaaaatgttttccaggaaaatattttcctaattttctgtgtttggttgcacaaaagttactgaaaacatttttctatgtaaaatattttcactcatcttatggaaaacaacttccatTCTAAACTTACTGAAATTATTTTCCGAAATacatgcatcccgcctgtagtatgttccaaacttactaaaaacatcttgtagtatgttctttttttttagtgtaaacaggaggattcgaacccaagacgtcttccttacactccctcctccgtaccacccaacccaacccaaccctccccctagtatattcaaaaaaaaaaaaaacatcatcCTTCTCATCATatactagtaattaattatatataaaagggacattcttttctagagaaactttcagcagtgagagtgcaagatatatgtcacaataagcattgcatg of Coffea arabica cultivar ET-39 chromosome 5c, Coffea Arabica ET-39 HiFi, whole genome shotgun sequence contains these proteins:
- the LOC113743446 gene encoding increased DNA methylation 1; amino-acid sequence: MYNNMTSMLFGKEFEGLQDDALEGSLDEHKIFTEIFIEPDSGGRKKRCLVSGVINFEVDGTQQTDGTFCSNNANSQLTRPEDPCELKEDSWGNPGQGHGAEDFTFSEWSNNDMNFKRARLSGGDFDAKPSSGVILKVSGPSEGGDSGVSQPASLAVTCHLVESSSQGVTSYSYLLKHHQAVNAGDVISENEALNCNLSSLDGNEGKDIAVSNALASPVFQENSATKVLAATLPAIVANKLGPGRPAKPRWKDSCFLELDEAELSLPRSNKNDPRPLLRYHISCLLRAAGWVIGRRKRNNKHNLVGEHVYKSPEGRPIREFHRAWSMCRERLFSDANNVMRGTDYIQWTDMTQFWSDLSSITSVIEKQLDNWDSTAALAHLWCLLDPFANVVFIKKSLRLFKEGKPVKARRNVVIHPFGKCDSFFCSDAMQGLLSHDSYYSEKSCMDSLKAVSGTATKSRSISGNERITLRQNSLQVCGPDCSCEQTGICLFDVPLSSGNANMSLGEHETVSPGQESNRSSVTCDKERYEHNEDLPVRGAISMQRVKEEDQTFDVQMNPIGWSCVGANSNCRTYSLKAKIGDTSFARAGVRRRKTPKKSRKISEMKLTTPYKGGFNEIDGNGFKIDSGAKESYLGENSLGRRSRKSKKCGLKDDDLLISAIIKNKSCKSSHKRSISKTKHLRKRKSQKGSCKLLVRSLNRGGKHLMEGKWSLYSQRTILSWLIHSGVISRKEVIQYRNPKADVLVKDGFVTSDGILCKCCNKVLSISEFKRHAGFTLSRPCLNLFMESGKPFTLCQLEAWSAEYKVRKGAPRTVQVEEIDENDDSCGRCGDGGELICCDNCPSTFHQACLYAQELPEGNWYCPQCICQICADLVDIKDSSRCPGTLKCFQCENRYHEACLQGRDTIVEMASDTWFCSETCEQIYSGLQSRIGMMNLLSDGFCWTLLKCIHGDQKVHSAQRFVALKAECNSKLAVALTIMEECFLPMVDPRTAIDMIPQVVYNWGSQFARLNYDGFYTVVLEKNDILMSIASIRIHGVIVAEMPLIATCSKYRRQGMCRRLLNSIELMLKSLKVEKLVISAIPGLVETWTEGFGFKPLEDYEKKGLSNINLMVFPGTVWLKKSLCENESDQKPGPSAASIARVDDPTSSGGCSQGGFSQQPGQQCDQYRFEVANGVENFGSADRMKELTVKNQENGSLHHEESQHGDSFLVSEPAQHSDQGECHEEAHPGGEIRPVDSDFQLTEGQDFSCMDNHHPAKVSLDETAPLLENAQLHIVSCVESQEMYDRQNNFVEIYSLAKSM